In the genome of Ziziphus jujuba cultivar Dongzao chromosome 10, ASM3175591v1, the window TTAAGAGCTTTTTCCAGGCacctgaaaataattttttaaaggtTTTGGAGGCATTACATATTACATCCTTGTAATGAAAGCTAGATGGATGATTTTGTAACATCTTTTTTCTGTTGCCTGCTGTTGCAGAAGCGACAGTTCTTCTGACAGTGAGCCTGAAACATCTTCTCGGTCAAAGAGGCACAAGAAGAATGACAGACAAAAAAAGGTGTTTATTTGATGTTTCTTTTCAGCGTCACCTTATATTTTCTGCTTGTATGTTCATTCACTTCATTGCCCTTTACCTTTGTAGGTTGAGGAAAAGGAACGAAGCAAGAGTCATCGCCATAAACGCCATAAGCATAAAGTTAAAGAGGTAGGCCAGAATTCTTACCGTAGTTCTGATTGGTTAATTTTATGCATGGAAGTCATTTATTCTGGATTCTCTTCTCGTGATTAAGATGCTGGTGCACTTGTTACttctatcatatattttatgataaCCATCTTGCACTAGAGGAAAAAGCGGAAAAACGATGTTGATTGGAGTTGAATATGCTTATAAAGATTGATAATCTGATTTAATTTTATGCATGCTAAAGCTTTCAAAACTTTTATCAcatgtttcttttttcccccttagAATTCAGGGaatttttttacataattaACATCAGAGAgagtcacacacacacacacgcgtacttttacacacacacacacactctctctatctctctctctctctctctctctctctctaggatGTTTGATTTTAACTTGGTTTGTATGGAAATCAAATATCTGAGGTACTTATAATACTTTCTGCCTGTTTTATGGATTGGCTCTTTGAAATTGGAGCTGGCGTCTGTGACATGTTGTCTGGGCTCTTGATTGACTTGCCTGGATGATGTTTGTGGGGGTGGATTTATCCTGGCAATGGGAGACATATATAGAAGCAGCAGGATGAAAGGAGTGCTGGTCCTGTACAGCTTTCAAAGGTTTTAATTGCGTTCTGGTTATTTGtgattttaaactttttctttatcttaacTTTCCTTTTTACAATGCCGATTTGGTTCATACAGTTCTTAGGGCGTGACAAAGATGATGGTGTTCGTCGCAGTGCTGTCTCTGGCAAAAAGGTAGTTTAgaggtttttgtttttcaattttattattattgtttttattttcttttatcatcCTAAAGCCTCATCTTGGGAAAAATTGTAAAGATGCAACTTGCATTGATTTTcttcttgctttattttttggtaGATTTTATTGAAACTTGAGAAGACAAAAGAAGACAAGTTGgcggaaaacaaaagaaatgaattgcTGAAATTTTTGAATGCTAGTTTTGACTGATTTTCTGTGTGTCCATTACCTATTTAATGGAATTAAGAATTGAACGGAGAGAATCATTGGGTTAGCTACTCCCAAAATCTCCAGGAACCAAAGAGTTCCTAAAGACGGAGTTATCTTGAGTGGAGTTGCAATTTCATACACATTTGTGTTTCTATTATTGATATCAAATATAAAACCATTGTTAAAATAGAGTCAGCGCTTGCTTTCATTCAGGTGTTTTTTTGATTCAATCGATCTGTTTCTCGAACTCAGGACCTGGCACTTTGGAGGTGTTATGTTGTATCAAATTGGGtgcttttattatcattttctcaCTGGTCATATGTATAATCCCTTGTTTATTTTTGTCTCTGTAGTCTATTGGGCAATGGTTTATGGATTTTTAGACCTACCTTCCCGTTTGGTACGAATTTAGTGTTATATACTATGCTTCTCTAAgagtcaaatatatttatgcattgtgaTAGTAAGTGCGCTTGTTGCGGAAGAAATCACGCAAGGgtttaatatatgtatgttgGACGACAAATAGTTTTCTTAATTGGCAATTGATGCCTGGGCTTATTTTTTAGCAGGGGCTTTGAGTAAATTAATCACGGCTGCTTTTGAGTCCTATCTAAAATAGCTTTGCTCAAAATCTTCTGTATTTTCATGACTCAAAAGTTAAGGAATATTCTTTCCTTAGGAACTTGGAAGTCGAACTTTTCAAGGCTATGAGAGCCACCATGAAGCATATTGTGTTAATAAAGCTCTGAAGTAATGAATGATTGTTTGAGGTTGAGATGCATGTAAGAAACTTAGATGCTTAAGTTCTTGGTTGCTTTTTCTAGATATTAATCTGACGCTTACCTCAACTCAAGAATGAAAAGTATTTCTCagattgttaaatttaaaaattattgaatattatttaaaattttgagttaGAATCTGAGTCGGAACCATTAGTATTTACAATTTGCATGCATCAAACTTATTGTGTTCTCATGTTAtgactacccaaaaaaaaaaaaaaaaaaaaaaaaaaggaggtaaaCTTGGTTGTGATTCATGGTTGCctctttcaaataaaattgagaattaaatgttttaaaaaataaatttaaaaaaatttaatatgagaTCTCAAGTCAAAGTAGGAAGCGCTGACTGCTGATAAAAAGgtcagaaaaggaaaaaattacgTTCGTGTAGGTTTTGTTGTAATTTAACTTACGCGCGTAAAGCCAAAGTCTTTAAACCACTGTAGTCTGTTGTGTATAAAAGGCAGGTTTAGGTGTAGGGTTTTTGAAGCTTCTTCCACAGCCTCcattttgtttcttgtttgcTCAGAGGCTACCTTCAAtttgttctctctctccctctccctttctctctctctctctccctctcttgtcttttattttgtatttaattgtcGCACATAGTTCTTCGTGGGAACCTAATTTTCCGAGAAAATTGATGGTTTCCAGGATTTTATCTGTGCGTAGAGCAAAATTTTAATCCTTTCTGCTTGAGTCTTCTCCTTGTGAATGAATGGAGATGTGCTCCAATGTTATTGGATTACAATTTCATTTCTTGCCCACTTCTGGATTTCGATTTCTATTCATATTGGAGTTGTTTCTATCAGAAAATCCaagtataaaaattatatttttatagtttCAGACAATTGGTTCTGCTTATTTTCCTGGAATCTTGTATTGTCGTCCTAGTTCATACCCAAAATGAGGATGTTCcgggtttattttttaatatatgaagcaaaatttGAACAGTGAAATAAATCGTTGATGTCCTTCCCTAATTTCATTCAGGGGAAAGaaagtttttaattatattaagtcTCATGCTCTTGAACTGTCtggtttttcaaataaataaaaggaaaagaaatggaAACAATCTCCATGCCTGATTGCTTTTGTGACGAAGTAATCTGAGTAGCAATCTGGAGAAAATTAAGTTTCAAAGCTTGAATCCACGACTTCAAAGTGTAGCAGATCTCGAAAATGTGACCCAGCCGTCTGCGGTACGGGCAGTAATTTAGATTGTCCGTCATATCTGCCCCTTCAGGGACGGTGATTGGGGGAAGTTCTGGTCCAGCCCTTAAGGCATGGACAGTGTCATCTTCCCATACTAACGATAGCAACAAGGATGACATCCTCTGCCATCAAGATTTTTAACAAATTGAACTGAAGCAATTAATGGGAACGCAAACAAACAGAGATGGTATGGTAATGGTTACGGGTGTGGtctataattttcttaaaaagaatCAATGTGTTAATTGTTCATCATAATCAATGTGTTAATTGTTCATTATTGCCTTTTTGGAGGTGGTTATGTGCGTAACATGCCCATGAATTGAAAAATGCATATTTCATGTATATAGGAATTTGCCGTTTACATAAATACTGAGCTCATTTTATGATAAAAAGGAAATACAActacgaaaaaaagaaaaaaacacaatgAAGCAATCTACAAAATATCCTGGAAAAAGGTGTTCTGAAAGAgtgggaaaaaagggcattACTCTAATTTCAACCGAATTAAAACAATGCGCTTTCTAATTGCCAGCATTTCATCTTCTTTGCCCATTAGACTGATGCAGCCAACTTGTTGGTAATGGCTAAGACATTGATGCAAAGGTCAGTAAAACTGTTACTCAGTTTGACTACTGGGGATTCCTTCTCTTCATCTTTGAAACCTTCCTCACAAGACTCTGCGTCGTTCAAGGCTGCCGTAACCCATGCACTAACATCCTTGTAGCGTTTATTTGCCAAGGCTTCATTGCTGTTGGTAAGTTGGGAAACTGCATCATCATAGTTCTCTTTGCAATCTTTCAGCACATTTTCTAGAGACGTTCCTGCTTTGGATGCCGCCAATTGATTGATTTCTTTCTGTACCTGATTGGCACTAATGCAGCTTTTAGAGCAGTTTTGGCTTGATAATCCGTAAGAGAACCATGAGAAGGAGGATGTTGTTTCACAGTTGACCCCGTAACTACTGTTTCATGATGTACCTTGCCCGCTTGACTTGTATAATCAGAGTCTGCTTTAGAAGCAGCCAACTTATTGGTAATGGCCAAGACACTGCTGCAGAGTTTGCCTAAGTCGATACTGATACTTATTGTAAGGGAATCCTTTCCTTCATCTTTGAACCCATCTTCACATGACTCTGCATCGTTCATGGCCGCTGTTACCCATGCATTGACATCGTTGTAGCGTTGATTTTCTAATGCTTCCAGTGATCTCTTGAGTTGAGAAAGTACATTTTTGTAGTTCTCTTTGCAATCTTTCAGCGCAGACTCAAAGGATGTGCCAGCTCTTGTACTGTGCAACTCAACAATTTCATTGGATGCCGTTTCAGCTCCCTCTAATGCAGCTTTTAGTGCAATTCTTGCATGCTCAAGTGTAATAGGCCCTTTTAAATCAGGGGCTCGTACGTTGTTCCCTTTGCCTATAGAACCAGCAGACTTACCTTGTTTAGTATAGTCTTGCCCCACTTGCGCTCCTTGACCACCAACCCCTTGAGCTCCTTGAGCTGCTTGACCCCCCTGAGCACTAGAATCAGTTGTAGCAGCTGCAGCCTTATTCGTAATGGCCAAGACATTGCTGCAAAGCTGGCCAAAAACTGTATTCATTTTGTATATAGGGGACTGCTTGTCTGCATCTTTGAACCCTTCGTCGCATGACTCTGCATCGTTCATGGCCGCCGTCACCCATGTATTGACATCGTTGTAGCGTTTGTTTTCAATCGCTTGTTTGGAATTCTTAAGTTGGGAAACTGCGTTCTTGAAATTCTCTTTGCAAT includes:
- the LOC107411836 gene encoding uncharacterized protein LOC107411836, encoding MKLISSFSIPILLFLFLAKFQETNAKGLISKACESSIHKDLCKATLKADPSCKRASMDALANIALKAALENGTAMQNEIETLLKSRSGTTLESALKDCKENFKNAVSQLKNSKQAIENKRYNDVNTWVTAAMNDAESCDEGFKDADKQSPIYKMNTVFGQLCSNVLAITNKAAAATTDSSAQGGQAAQGAQGVGGQGAQVGQDYTKQGKSAGSIGKGNNVRAPDLKGPITLEHARIALKAALEGAETASNEIVELHSTRAGTSFESALKDCKENYKNVLSQLKRSLEALENQRYNDVNAWVTAAMNDAESCEDGFKDEGKDSLTISISIDLGKLCSSVLAITNKLAASKADSDYTSQAGKVHHETVVTGSTVKQHPPSHGSLTDYQAKTALKAALVPIRYRKKSINWRHPKQERL
- the LOC107411915 gene encoding uncharacterized protein LOC107411915, translating into MAASSSSASSDSYDSSSSSDRRSRRRHSSRRDRDKDKDKDKDKDALKIRKKTSRSHSKRRRKRHRHSSSNSHSSSSESDYSRSDSSSDSEPETSSRSKRHKKNDRQKKVEEKERSKSHRHKRHKHKVKEKQQDERSAGPVQLSKFLGRDKDDGVRRSAVSGKKILLKLEKTKEDKLAENKRNELLKFLNASFD